The genomic region TGTGTTATACAGTGTCCCAATGGTATACCTGGACTGGGTCGGGCCTAACTACCAGACTCATGTGTTATACAGTGTCCCAATGGTATACCTGGACTGGGACGGGCCTAACTACCAGACTCATGTGTTATACAGTGTCCCAATGGTATACCTGGACTGGGACGGGCCTAACTACCAGACTCATGTGTTATACAGTGTCTCAATGGTATACCTGGACTGGGACGGGCCTAACTACCAGACTCTGGTATAGGGAGgaaaaaataaacaataataatgataataataatatccaCCTCATTTTCAAACGCTTTTTAAACACGGAAGCCAAACGATGAAACTATGGATACAACTTCTTCAACATTATCATAATTTATatcataataaaaaaatatttaaaaaaatccctGCATTACCATGTTCCTGATAGCTGATACAACCTTTTACTGTTCTGCTAATGTGCCTGGACCTTTTAGGCTAAACTGCCGAGAACAAACCcctaactgttccaaatggttTCCTAATCAGACAGGCTAGATGCAGTTATTTCCAAATCAATATGCattcaaaaaaacaaacaacGGCAGGCTTTTGAATTGTTATTCAAAATGACATAGGCTATTCAGTGCAGTTCACAGCCAAAACTAGTTTTCCCCACTCACTTGAAACTGGCAATTCACTGCAGTATTAAGCCTTACACACTGAGCTTATGAATTATTGGCTAATATGCATACGCTTCTAATTTAGGGTCCAGGCTACATCTGGAGCCTTATCGGTCTTCATTGTTGTGTGGCGCAACGACGCGCCTGTCCTCTCCGCTGCCACGGCGATTCCTCTAAAAATCATTCGGAGTCCCGGGTAAAAGCCTGACAACAAAAGCTTGTTGCTCACGTATTTCCTTTAGCGTACTGATAGCCTACTGGAGGAGAGATTGCACCCTTGCTTGCTGCATGTAAAACAGCATTAACGGGGGTGGAGTGTAGTGAAAACGTGGAAGCTGCATACTTTCCTATAGTAGAATCTCAACACAGGGCTTCATCCTGACAAAAATAGGTCTAACACCATTCGAGTGGTCTGTTAATGGACCTTTCTGGACCTTCTCAACTGTGAAGAATAGACCCAGACGGTTACGTAAAAATGACCTAGGCTGTTATTTCGGCAGGAAGCGTGAGCGGTTATTCAAACGAGCCTACATCACTACAGCCTATGGACAcaaacataaataaaataaaatggtgtaCTCACTAGATAACAATAATAGATTCCTCATTGCTCTGTTGTTGTAGCCCAGGGTAGAATAATGTTATTGTCTAATGATGTAGGACTGATCAATAGTGAAGCTTTACGAGTCGGGGACCACAGagtagcgcgcaccaccgctaactagcaagccatttcacatccgttacaagaGCACAGCCTGGAGGAACGAACCTATACATCTACCGTTTCATCATCATGTTAAGTTATTTTTCTTTGCGCTTTGGCAGGTTAATATCTAGCTAACATGTTGCTTCTTCCTTCAACTACAATTCACTAGCCTCTCTCTTCCAGAAGTACCTGTGCGcaacaggctataggctatgcAAGCCTCTCCGCAATACGCCATGTCTCTTCTCGTGAAATGCCAGGAAAAGCTATAGGCTACAAAAGCGACAGGACATTTATTTAAATCTGTTTTTATTCTATTTGGGGAAAGAAATAGCCTTGATCTTGCTAATTGCTGAATGTAAAAACAGTCCTAGAGCATATAAAATGATGGTGAGTAAAGTTGAAGAGAGATCGTGGCATTGATGGGATCAGTTTTGGCCACGTGATAATTTTGCTGTACTGATGCATTGCAAATACTTGCACAGGACAAACAGAGATGAGAACAGGGAAATGGAAACCACTTGAGCAATGAGGTAATGACATGCTGTAAAAGATGTGCAGGCTAAACAGCGTTTGTTACTACATTGTTTTTTCCCATTAGGCGGACATGTACATTGAAGTCGTCTACTATTTGCGGTTCCCACTATGACAAACACACCCTGAAAGCACTGAATGGTCTTGTCACCACTTTATTAATAGCGGCTTGCAGTAGGATACGTCGatcagttgattgacaggtgtAGGACTGTAAAACGATAAAACAAACTTCCCTCTAGCGTGGATGCTCACCAACGTGAGCCCAGGTCTTAACCCGGGCCTTAACTCTgccacaacagaactagcctaccaGTAGGCCCAGCTagcgttattatcacaacagaactagcctaccgGTAGGCCCAGCTagcgttattatcacaacagaactagcctaccgGTAGGTCAAGCTAgctttattatcacaacagaactagcctaccgGTAGGTCAAGCTAACGTTATTttcacaacagaactagtctacCGGTAGATCAAGttaacattattatcacaacagaacttgTCTACCGGTaggtctagctaacgttagcaaactCAAATTCAATAATATAACATTACACTTGTTTACTTGACTTTTATTCTCTTTGACTCAAATAAATAACTCTGGCAAGTTTGCCACTGGCGCACAGCAGTAGGGAAATAAAGTGGAAGTCGAATGAATCACTTCTGTTGTTTGGCTGTGCCCATGGCAACGTTCGAAAATGAGTTGGATACCTTTAAATGAAACGGTCGGTGGCTCTATTTAGAACAGAATAAGCAAGATACTAACCATAGAAAGAAACATAATAAAACTGTAACCTGTTAATAAATTAGATAACCATTTGGGGAGACACAGAGCTGTGCTGTATTTCAATTGAAGCCTGAAGGCTGGGGCCTAGTCCCTATGTAATGCACTGGCTTTGACCAGGGATACATAACCCATAGGACTCTGGAGccttaaaagtagtgcacttcattagggaatagggtgccaatttcAGAGGTACcctgggtttttatttatttttcaacctCTTTATCAAGGAGGGAAAATAATTTATTAACCCTTGCTTTCTTTACAGTAACGCTTTCATGACAAACATCAGCCTGTAAGCAAAGTTGCTCATCTATTAAACCCCTGATAGAACTACAGTTGTATGGAGACTAGGGACTACGGCTGTATGGAGACTAGGGACTACGGCTGTATGGAGACTAGGGACTACGGCTGTATGGAGACTAGGGACTACAGATGTATGGAGACTAGGGACTACAGTTGTATGGAGACTAGGGACTACAGTTGTATGGAGACTAGGGACTACAGCTGTATGGAGACTAGGGACTACGGCTGTATGGAGACTAGGGACTACGGCTGTATGGAGACTAGGGACTACGGCTGTATGGAGACTAGGGACTACGGCTGTATGGAGACTAGGGACTACAGATGTATGGAGACTAGGGACTACGGCTGTATGGAGACTAGGGACTACGGCTGTATGGAGACTAGGGACTACGGCTGTATGGAGACTAGGGACTACAGATGTATGGAGACTAGGGACTACAGATGTATGGAGACTTCCCTTccccaagacccccccccccccccactgtcccTTAACACATATTGACGTATACACACTTCAGTCTCTGTACCAGTCCCACAGCAGAGACAGTCTCTGTACCAGTCCCACAGCAGAAACAGTCTCTGTACCAGTCCCACAGCAGAGACAggggctatgtcccaaatggcacccatccactttgtagtgcactacttttgaccagagccctatgggtttcCCTGTGGGCccagatcaaaagtagtgcacgagaaaattggaataggatgccatttgggcccGAAACAGGACCTGGACTTGCCCTGAGCAGTGGCTTCACTACCTTCAAATCCATCTTGTGCCTTTTCTTCAATGCAATACTTCAGTTGGCCACTCAGTGGCGACAAAACCCACAAGGCAGACATGGCCCTTTTTATGTTTCCCTCAGAGGAATGGCAGCCATTTCTGTCCAGGAGGATTGATAGCATACACACACGGCTGTAGACGCTCCCTTTTAAGTTTGTGTCTCTAATTCTAGGAGCACAACAGTCAGAAAGGAGTGACATTTACAGTCTAAGGTCACTACCTTTCACCTTTACTGTCAGTAGCATAGACATACCCCGGCCTTCCATCCATTCCATCACGGCTCCATCAGGTCCTTCTTACTACAGATCACTGCTCCATCAGGTCCTCCTTACTACAGATCACTAATCCATCAGGTCCTCCTTACTACAGATCACTGCTCCATCAGGTCCTTCTTACTACAGATAACtgctccatcaggtcctaattgCAGATTATTTCTCCACCAGGTCCTTACTACAGATCATTGCTCCACCAGGTCCTTATTACAGATCATTGCTCCATCAGATCCTTCTTATTACAGATCATTGCCCCACCAGGTCCTCATTACAGATCATTGCTCCACCAGGTCCTTACTACAGATCATTGCTCCATCAGGTCCTTATTACAGATCATtgctccatcaggtcctaattgCAGATTATTTCTCCATCAGGTCCTTCTTATTACAGATCATTGCTCCATCAGGTTTCTTATTACAGATAATTGCTCCATCAGTTCCTTATTACAGATCACTGCTCCATCAGGTCCTCATTACAGACCACTGCTCCATCAGATCCTCATTACAGACCATTGCTCCATCTTGTCCCCATTACAGATAACTGCTCCATCAGGTCCTTATTACAGATCATTGCTCCATCAGATCCTTCTCATTACAGATCATTGCTCCATCATGTCCTTATTACGGCTCACTGCTCCACCAGGTCCTCATTACAGATCATTGCTCCATCAGGTCCTCATTACAGATCGTTGCTCTACCGGGTCCTTCTTATTACAGATCATTGCTCCATCAGGTGTCTTATTACAGATCATTGCTCCATCAGATCCTCATTACAGATCACTGCTCCATCAGGTTTCTTATTACAGATAATGTGCTTTTCTTGCTCCAAAACAGAGTCATTGAGGACAGGGTAGCGGGTAGTAgcactgagggagaggaggacatcTGAAGATGTGTCAGTTAGTCTTCTCCTGAACCACCAtcggtacatcccaaatggcaccctattccctacatagtacactacttttgaccagatccttaTAGGAGTAAGGCTTCCCTTTTTTGGACGCACACTGggttttattaaaaaaataataataattaaagagaAAGAAGACGTtaacaccctatgggccctgttcaaaagtagtgtactacatagtgaatagggggTACCATCCATTTGAGACAAGACCAATTCGTCAGTCCCAGGTTCGGCTACTACAGGTTCTCCTCTCGGAGGCCCTCTAGAATCTTGATGAGGCTCTCTAATCCAAACACGTAGCCCCGATCCGGCCCGTCGTGCACCGTCTGGTCGTCGCGGAAACCTTTGAAGGTGCTGTGGGCAAAGTCTATCATGCGGACGTCCACACTGATGCTCGGGCTGGAGGggagtggtagtggtggagggggGGTGTGGGGGTCTGAGGGCTGGAGAGGCTCCTGGTGGAGCTGCTGTGGAGGGGTTGGGATGGGCGTGGGGGGGTAGTCTGGTGGAGGTGGTATTGCCTGGGGCAGCTGGAGAGGGGCTTCTGTCAGTCCATGGGCCCCTTGGTGGACTCCGCCTTGGAGCCCCACTCCTAAGCCCGGTCCTTGGACACCTTTGTGGACTCCGCCTTGGAGCCCCACTCCTGACCCTGGTCCTTGGACACCTTGGAGCCCCACTCCTGACCCTGGTCCTTGGACACCTTGGAGCCCCACTCCTAACCCCGGTCCTTGGACACCTTGGAGCCCCACTCCTAAGCCCGGTCCTTGGACACCTTGGTGGACTCCGCCTTGGAGCCCCACTCCTATCCCTGGTCCTTGGACACCTTGGAGCCCCACTCCTAACCCCGGTCCTTGGACACCTTGGTGCACTCCGCCTTGGAGCCCCACTCCTATCCCTGGTCCTTGGACACCTTGGAGCCCCACTCCTGACCCTGGTCCTTGGACACCTTTGAGCCCCACTCCTGACCCTGGTCCTTGGACACCTTGGAGCCCCACTCCTATCCCCGGTCCTTGGAGCCCCACTCCTGACCCTTGGACAACTTGGAGCCCCACTCCTATCCCCGGTCCTTGGACACCTTGTAGCCCCAATCCTGACCCTGGTCCTTGGACACCTTGGTGGACTCCACCTTGGAGCCCCACTCCCATCCCTGGTCCTTGGACACCTTGGATTCCTAGCCCTGGGTTGACTGCCACCCCCTTCTCTGAGGACAGCTCAGCTGCTGGTTGTGGTGCTGGTGTTTTTTGGTTCTCTAAGGGCTCTGCCGGGgcctgtggtggtgatgctgctTTCTGCTGCCAGGTCTCCTGTGGTGCTTTCTGCCAGACGTAGGCCAGCTCAGGCTCCTTCCCCTCATAGATGATTAGCAGGGAGGATGAGTAGAAGCGGTAGGTGGTCTGTCTCTCCAGAATGGCCTTCAGGCTGCGTAACTTACACAGCATGGGCTCAAACAGGTCCTTCCTGAGCGACGCCCCGTTGTGCAGGTATTGGTGGAGGGCGTGGCGGAAGCCCTCGATGGACAGGCTGCGGCCGTAGTACTTGTTCCTGCACAGATAGTGGCCCGTAtccatctggtacacctggaccaTAGAACACAGAGATTAGAGGTTACACCTGGACCATAGAACAGAGATTAGAGGTTACACCTGGACCATAGAACACAGAGATACGAGGTTACACCTGGACCATAGAACAGAGATTAGAGGATACACCTGGACCATAGAACAGAGATTAGAGGATACACCTGGACCATAGAACAGAGATTAGAGGTTACACCTGGACCATAGAACACAGAGATACGAGGTTACACCTGGACCATAGAACAGAGATTAGAGGATACACCTGGACCATAGAACAGAGATTAGAGGTTACACCTGGACCATATAACAGAGATTAGAGGATACACCTGGACCATAGAACAGAGATTAGAGGATACACCTGGACCATAGAACAGAGATTAGAGGATACACCTGGACCATAGAACAGAGATTAGAGGTTACACCTGGACCATAGAACACAGAGATTAGAGGTTACACCTGGACCATAGAACAGAGATTAGAGGATACACCTGGACCATAGAACAGAGATTAGAGGTTACACCTGGACCATAGAACAGAGATTAGAGGATACACCTGGACCATAGAACAGAGATTAGAGGATACACCTGGACCTACGAACCACAGAGATACGAGGTTACACCTGGACCATAGAACAGAGATTAGAGGATACACCTGGACCATATAACACAGAGATATGAGGTTACACCTGgaccatagagagaacagaggtgatACCTGGAcgatagagagaacagaggataCACCTGGACGATAGAGAGAACCAGAGGTTACACCTGgaccatagagagaacagaggtgatACCTGGAcgatagagagaacagaggataCACCTGGACGAtagagagaaccagaggatatacctggaccatagagagaacagaggataCACCTGgaccatagagagaacagaggataCACCTGgaccatagagagaacagaggttaCACCTGGACCATAGAGAGAACCAGAGGTTACACCTGGACCATAGAGAGAACCAGAGGTTACACCTGGACCATAGAGAGAACCAGAGGTTACACCTGGACCATAGAGAGAACCAGAGGTTACACCTGGACCATAGAGAGAACCAGAGGTTACACCTGGAcgatagagagaacagaggataCACCTGGACCATAGAACACAGAGATATGAGGATACACCTGGACCatagaacacagagaacagaggtGATACCTGGACCATACAACACAGGGATACGAGGTGATACCTGGACCATACAACACGGGGATACGAGGTGATACCTGGACCATACAACACGGGGATACGAGGTGATACCTGGACCATACAACACGGGGATACGAGGTGATACCTGGACCATACAACACGGGGATACGAGGTGATACCTGGACCATACAACACGGGGATACGAGGTGATACCTGGACCATACAACACGGGGATACGAGGTGATACCTGGACCATACAACACGGGGATACGAGGTGATACCTGGACCATACAACACGGGGATACGAGGTGATACCTGGACCATACAACACGGGGATACGAGGTGATACCTGGACCATACAACACGGGGATACGAGGTGATACCTGGACCATACAACACGGGGATACGAGGTGATACCTGGACCATACAACACGGGGATACGAGGTGATACCTGGACCATACAACACGGGGATACGAGGTGATACCTGGACCATACAACACGGGGATACGAGGTGATACCTGGACCATAC from Oncorhynchus kisutch isolate 150728-3 linkage group LG5, Okis_V2, whole genome shotgun sequence harbors:
- the LOC109891457 gene encoding inositol hexakisphosphate kinase 1; amino-acid sequence: MCLPHTMEAAMGKHGASQAGLGLGGLGQGGRRCGGVPLEPFVHQVGGHTSMMRYDDHTVCKPLISREQRFYESLPPEMKEFTAEYKGMVLVCFEGDIDGYINLVAYPYVESEILDHEDLPERDQPRRKHSRRSLLRSTSEIKEERLPHESDSTENLQELKSPRLELQIYSDIPFQMLDNNSGLGSEKISHNPWSLRCHRQQLSRMRSESKDRKLYKFLLLENVVHLFSYPCILDLKMGTRQHGDDASEEKAARQMQKCEQSTSATLGVRVCGMQVYQMDTGHYLCRNKYYGRSLSIEGFRHALHQYLHNGASLRKDLFEPMLCKLRSLKAILERQTTYRFYSSSLLIIYEGKEPELAYVWQKAPQETWQQKAASPPQAPAEPLENQKTPAPQPAAELSSEKGVAVNPGLGIQGVQGPGMGVGLQGGVHQGVQGPGSGLGLQGVQGPGIGVGLQVVQGSGVGLQGPGIGVGLQGVQGPGSGVGLKGVQGPGSGVGLQGVQGPGIGVGLQGGVHQGVQGPGLGVGLQGVQGPGIGVGLQGGVHQGVQGPGLGVGLQGVQGPGLGVGLQGVQGPGSGVGLQGVQGPGSGVGLQGGVHKGVQGPGLGVGLQGGVHQGAHGLTEAPLQLPQAIPPPPDYPPTPIPTPPQQLHQEPLQPSDPHTPPPPLPLPSSPSISVDVRMIDFAHSTFKGFRDDQTVHDGPDRGYVFGLESLIKILEGLREENL